From a region of the Vaginimicrobium propionicum genome:
- a CDS encoding FtsK/SpoIIIE domain-containing protein has product MRIVIENNQVQRLFAVTNLSDFITLDDLISAARLDKRDWNRIWVDENEYSPHTLCADIPLLEGSLISNVRPEPNRDSRWALTVIGGKDTGISYRLPNNGDLRLGRSDEAEITLDSESASWSHALLSVNDSGVWIVDDHSSNGTWVNGDRIGSDCASLELSAGDAINIGGVTLRVSKIESSKLPSFHTTRSLSGVVAFNRPPRPALPKPPRPLEVPLKKEPSTSSRFSWVAVIAPLLMAVAMVVVMDSVRYALIALLSPMMAVGSWAEQKRRAKTDVKESEETYLVALDKLRKDIESAADKERDRLTTMIPYPDSYITDVKEAAPRLWQVRVSHSDFWQANLGTASRPWQAPLEGNSKPQERTSKVLDSAALKAAPVGIDFSSGPVGIWGERAHALGIARSLLCQTITRSGPADTTVIVLTDKARAEQWSWLTWAPHTMQSGTNPNNWLFATNTSQAESLARSFYADIDSRSGQNLFILLDDIALLESKDSPVRDLLAYQADSRDKAACRVTGLVIATSQDMLPASCHTVIEAKTDSTANLLIPSLSDSISNVNTCQISLPTASKWARGLAKFEDLELREAGAALPSLVHLFDLLGITRSSLSPTDIVDNWQRNNSFSVPLGVCEGGQFVFDLVKDGPHGLVGGTTGSGKSELLRSLIAGLAARVSPKELTFVLVDFKGGAAFASLDKLPHTIGTLSNLEAPLAYRALKALEAEMRYRQECFAQAGEGIDNLEAYLATNPKEPMPRLLVVVDEFAQLAKEFPDVLSALVSIGAVGRTLGVHMILATQRPAGVVNDDILANTNMRVALRVQSREDSANVISVPDAAAIGREQKGRAYIKLGENDISAIQTALVTGISGNDDAASLYVDEISLGQAPPEHTITASDEDLSDMDLLIEAIREAAKDLGCDAPRPVWPEPLGDSVELTLDTDTTTQSASTDSILIALADDPDKQRQYLTGWDTAEGNLLLVGIPGSGTTTALCSLALRIASTHDPADTNFLFLDLGNQGLKPLDALPHSRGYAGAGSINRELQTRTLRYLIAELDRRVASPGRYPKLFVFIDSLLVLREEYDDYEGIELLQKFYQVWLKGPAVGIFFAASSSGLRAIPSVVSEVTTQKWLFDLADPYDYSLANVPKDNIPAKVPGRFVDSLSGHHAHVATPSSLDSAISAIQQRRGCTDKPPLISKLPKSVSPASISGVAAVAAEPWLVPVGIAEHDLQTFCLEAWPGEHLLIAGPSRSGKSSVLAGIAQALSLRALESGQILQVVGIGSKRSPLLGSDLGRFVSFDDATSILAEALVATCPTLVLVDDAHLFADETGQLAALLSSSKPNLLVIAAGRSDDLRTQYGKWTNDLRKSRIGILLQPDKDRDGELMSLTLPRRAPVELSPGRGYACQAGTPILIQAVGTDL; this is encoded by the coding sequence GTGCGGATCGTTATTGAAAATAATCAGGTTCAACGCTTATTTGCTGTGACGAATTTAAGCGATTTTATTACCCTAGATGATCTGATATCTGCCGCTAGACTGGACAAGCGTGACTGGAATCGAATCTGGGTTGATGAAAATGAGTATTCACCACATACCCTATGCGCCGATATTCCATTACTCGAAGGCAGCCTGATTTCTAATGTACGGCCTGAACCGAACCGCGATAGCCGATGGGCTCTAACCGTCATCGGCGGCAAGGATACTGGCATTTCTTACCGCCTTCCTAACAACGGAGACTTACGCCTTGGCCGAAGTGACGAGGCAGAAATTACCCTCGATTCCGAATCAGCTTCATGGTCTCATGCTCTTCTCAGCGTGAATGATTCTGGAGTCTGGATTGTCGACGATCACTCGTCTAACGGAACTTGGGTTAACGGTGACAGGATCGGATCAGATTGTGCCTCATTAGAGCTTTCTGCAGGAGACGCAATTAACATTGGTGGAGTTACTCTTCGGGTATCTAAAATTGAGTCCTCAAAACTTCCTAGCTTTCACACGACTCGTTCGCTCTCGGGAGTCGTAGCATTCAACCGGCCGCCAAGACCTGCTCTTCCTAAACCACCTAGACCGCTTGAAGTACCTTTAAAGAAGGAGCCCAGCACATCTTCAAGGTTTTCTTGGGTTGCCGTTATCGCTCCCCTTCTAATGGCTGTAGCGATGGTCGTGGTGATGGACTCAGTTAGATATGCCCTCATCGCTTTGCTTTCTCCAATGATGGCTGTCGGCTCCTGGGCAGAGCAAAAGAGGCGAGCTAAAACTGACGTCAAGGAATCTGAAGAAACCTATTTAGTCGCTTTGGATAAATTGCGTAAAGATATCGAATCAGCTGCGGACAAAGAGCGTGATCGTTTAACCACGATGATTCCTTATCCAGACAGTTACATTACCGACGTTAAAGAAGCTGCACCTCGGCTTTGGCAGGTTCGCGTAAGCCATAGCGATTTTTGGCAGGCCAACCTAGGCACGGCTTCTCGGCCATGGCAAGCTCCTTTAGAGGGAAACAGCAAACCCCAAGAACGTACATCTAAAGTTCTTGACTCTGCTGCGCTAAAGGCTGCTCCAGTTGGCATTGACTTCTCGTCTGGCCCTGTAGGCATATGGGGAGAACGGGCTCATGCTCTAGGCATTGCTAGATCGCTTTTATGCCAGACCATCACACGATCTGGGCCTGCCGATACAACAGTGATTGTTCTAACTGACAAAGCCCGTGCAGAGCAATGGTCGTGGTTGACTTGGGCACCTCATACGATGCAGAGCGGCACAAACCCTAATAATTGGTTATTTGCCACAAACACTTCTCAGGCCGAATCATTAGCGCGTAGCTTTTATGCAGATATCGATTCCAGATCTGGTCAAAACCTATTTATTCTTTTGGATGACATAGCGCTTCTCGAAAGCAAAGATTCTCCAGTTCGTGATCTCTTGGCGTATCAAGCAGATAGCAGAGATAAAGCCGCATGCCGAGTTACTGGTTTAGTCATCGCGACTAGCCAAGACATGCTTCCCGCAAGCTGCCATACCGTCATCGAGGCTAAGACAGACAGCACCGCTAACCTGCTAATCCCGTCTTTATCCGACTCCATCAGCAACGTGAATACTTGCCAAATCAGTCTGCCTACCGCTTCAAAATGGGCGCGTGGCCTGGCGAAATTCGAGGATCTGGAGCTACGAGAGGCAGGTGCGGCTTTACCGTCTCTGGTGCATCTTTTTGATCTACTTGGCATAACTCGATCTAGCCTGAGTCCAACCGACATTGTAGATAATTGGCAACGTAATAACAGTTTCTCGGTTCCGCTTGGTGTGTGCGAGGGTGGACAGTTCGTCTTCGATCTGGTCAAGGACGGCCCGCACGGGCTAGTGGGCGGCACTACGGGTTCAGGAAAATCAGAATTGCTACGCTCTTTAATTGCTGGGCTGGCTGCAAGGGTAAGCCCAAAAGAATTAACTTTTGTTCTGGTCGATTTTAAGGGCGGCGCAGCATTCGCTAGCCTCGACAAACTTCCACACACTATCGGCACTCTTTCCAATCTTGAAGCTCCCCTTGCCTATCGTGCGTTGAAGGCGCTGGAAGCCGAGATGCGTTATCGCCAGGAATGTTTTGCTCAAGCAGGTGAGGGAATAGATAACCTCGAGGCTTACCTGGCCACAAACCCCAAAGAACCGATGCCACGCTTATTGGTGGTCGTGGATGAATTTGCTCAGCTCGCTAAAGAGTTCCCCGATGTTCTTTCCGCTCTTGTATCGATCGGGGCTGTCGGACGCACTCTTGGCGTTCACATGATTTTGGCTACACAGCGCCCCGCAGGCGTGGTCAATGACGATATTCTTGCAAACACTAATATGCGTGTTGCCCTGCGCGTTCAGTCTCGCGAAGATTCTGCAAACGTCATTTCTGTGCCTGATGCGGCAGCCATTGGTCGAGAGCAAAAGGGCCGAGCCTACATAAAGCTAGGCGAAAACGATATTTCTGCTATCCAGACTGCGCTAGTTACTGGTATCAGCGGCAACGATGATGCGGCTTCTTTGTACGTCGACGAAATTAGCCTCGGGCAGGCACCTCCCGAGCATACTATTACCGCAAGCGATGAAGATTTAAGCGATATGGATCTTCTAATAGAGGCAATTCGCGAGGCTGCGAAAGATCTCGGCTGCGATGCTCCCAGGCCCGTATGGCCCGAACCACTAGGCGATTCGGTAGAGCTAACTCTTGATACAGATACAACGACACAATCGGCTAGCACGGATTCGATTCTGATTGCGCTTGCTGATGATCCCGATAAGCAGCGACAGTACCTGACGGGCTGGGACACGGCTGAGGGGAACTTGTTGCTGGTGGGTATACCAGGTTCTGGAACAACAACAGCCCTATGCAGTCTCGCTTTGCGCATCGCGTCTACTCACGATCCGGCAGACACAAATTTCCTTTTCCTTGATCTTGGCAATCAGGGGCTGAAACCGCTCGATGCATTGCCCCATTCACGTGGATACGCAGGTGCCGGGTCCATTAATCGTGAGCTCCAAACGAGAACTCTGCGCTATCTCATAGCCGAGTTGGATAGACGGGTGGCGTCCCCCGGTCGCTATCCGAAACTATTTGTTTTCATCGACAGCCTATTGGTCTTGCGCGAAGAATACGACGACTACGAAGGTATCGAATTACTGCAAAAGTTTTATCAGGTTTGGCTTAAGGGGCCTGCCGTTGGAATATTTTTCGCTGCATCGAGCTCTGGTCTTCGCGCGATTCCGTCGGTTGTCTCGGAGGTCACGACCCAGAAATGGTTGTTCGACTTGGCTGACCCATACGATTACTCGCTAGCCAACGTTCCTAAAGACAATATTCCCGCCAAAGTTCCAGGACGCTTCGTTGACTCTTTGAGCGGGCACCACGCGCATGTTGCTACCCCGAGTAGCCTAGACTCGGCAATTTCAGCTATTCAGCAGCGTCGGGGCTGCACGGACAAACCACCGCTTATTTCTAAGCTGCCGAAGAGCGTCTCGCCGGCGTCCATAAGTGGCGTTGCAGCTGTGGCTGCTGAGCCGTGGCTGGTTCCGGTTGGAATTGCTGAACATGATTTGCAGACTTTTTGCCTAGAGGCTTGGCCCGGCGAGCACTTGTTGATTGCTGGCCCCTCCCGAAGCGGCAAGTCGAGCGTTCTGGCAGGAATTGCTCAAGCTTTGTCGCTTAGGGCTCTGGAAAGTGGACAAATCCTCCAAGTGGTAGGCATAGGCTCAAAACGTTCTCCCCTGTTAGGCAGCGATCTGGGCCGTTTCGTCTCTTTCGATGATGCCACCAGCATTTTGGCAGAGGCCTTGGTCGCTACTTGTCCGACGTTGGTTCTGGTGGATGACGCACACTTGTTTGCTGATGAGACCGGGCAGTTAGCAGCGCTCTTATCTTCATCAAAACCGAATTTGCTTGTTATAGCTGCTGGTCGCAGCGATGATCTTCGCACCCAGTATGGAAAGTGGACGAATGATTTACGCAAGTCGCGGATTGGTATTCTCCTGCAGCCCGACAAAGATAGGGACGGGGAACTTATGTCACTTACTTTGCCTAGGCGGGCACCCGTGGAGCTTTCTCCTGGGCGTGGCTACGCTTGCCAGGCGGGCACCCCGATTTTAATTCAAGCGGTGGGAACTGATTTATGA